Proteins from a genomic interval of Candidatus Poribacteria bacterium:
- a CDS encoding phytanoyl-CoA dioxygenase family protein → MTQSPAAVAAYERDGYAVFRNVLDADLVGEASAHVDWLLEKNPHLRPEHLGHTLVRNDPFWVRLISDSRLLDVAELFVGPDIALFASHYISKPPSDGQPVLWHQDGSYWPLDPMEVVTLWLAVDDSTPENGCMRVVPGTQHAELRPMERRTDVANVLSSGMDVSAEDEARAVDVILNAGDVSVHHPNLIHGSNANTSSRRRCGLTIRYIPTTTRITVKAWPSAFLLRGKAVPEVNDYLERPVYDPVQHMPFRGAGVM, encoded by the coding sequence GTGACGCAATCGCCTGCGGCGGTCGCCGCCTACGAACGGGACGGCTACGCCGTGTTCCGCAACGTCCTCGATGCGGACCTGGTCGGCGAAGCCAGCGCCCATGTGGATTGGCTCCTCGAAAAGAACCCGCACCTGAGGCCTGAGCATCTAGGGCACACGCTCGTACGGAACGACCCGTTCTGGGTCCGCCTGATCAGCGACAGCCGTTTGCTCGACGTTGCCGAGCTCTTCGTGGGACCTGACATCGCGCTCTTCGCATCCCACTACATCAGCAAGCCGCCGTCGGATGGTCAGCCTGTCCTCTGGCATCAGGACGGGAGTTATTGGCCCCTCGATCCGATGGAGGTCGTGACGCTGTGGCTCGCGGTCGATGATTCGACGCCGGAGAATGGGTGCATGCGGGTCGTTCCTGGCACGCAGCATGCCGAATTGCGCCCGATGGAACGGCGTACGGATGTCGCCAACGTCCTGAGCTCCGGCATGGATGTGAGCGCGGAGGACGAGGCGCGGGCGGTCGACGTGATCCTGAACGCGGGAGATGTGTCGGTTCACCACCCGAATCTGATCCACGGGAGCAACGCGAACACCTCGTCGCGCAGGCGATGCGGTCTCACGATCCGCTACATCCCGACAACGACGCGCATCACCGTCAAGGCGTGGCCCAGCGCGTTCCTGCTGCGCGGCAAGGCAGTGCCGGAAGTCAACGACTACCTGGAAAGGCCGGTCTACGACCCGGTTCAGCACATGCCGTTCCGGGGCGCTGGCGTCATGTGA
- a CDS encoding SIS domain-containing protein gives MFRASRAPSEGEAMTRLATLAPQILAEVHTSLESVSGASFGELVRRVAGAQRIFLTGQGRTGLVARAFAMRVSQLGRTSYVVGETTVPAIAPGDILVACSGSGETMVTCAYAERARRLGAEVAAITARPASRLANAAHLTVTIASGPSSQLGNARFEQTLLLLLDAAAMALAQDWDVDPAAIWDNHANLE, from the coding sequence ATGTTCAGAGCATCCCGCGCGCCGTCGGAAGGTGAAGCGATGACGCGGCTTGCCACGCTAGCCCCTCAGATACTCGCCGAGGTCCATACCAGCCTCGAGTCCGTGTCGGGCGCAAGCTTCGGCGAGCTCGTCCGACGCGTCGCCGGAGCGCAACGGATCTTCCTGACGGGGCAGGGGCGCACCGGCTTGGTTGCGAGGGCGTTCGCCATGCGGGTTTCTCAGTTAGGGCGTACGTCGTACGTTGTCGGCGAGACCACCGTGCCCGCCATCGCGCCGGGAGATATCCTGGTCGCCTGCTCCGGGTCCGGCGAGACCATGGTTACATGCGCCTATGCTGAACGGGCTCGCAGACTGGGCGCCGAGGTCGCCGCGATCACCGCTCGACCTGCGTCCAGGCTGGCGAACGCCGCCCACCTGACGGTCACCATCGCGTCGGGACCGTCATCGCAACTAGGAAATGCCCGGTTCGAGCAGACGCTGCTTCTACTCCTCGACGCCGCCGCCATGGCGCTCGCCCAAGACTGGGACGTCGATCCTGCGGCGATCTGGGACAACCACGCCAACCTCGAATAG
- a CDS encoding class I SAM-dependent methyltransferase: MASRVIASPSDGARDALNIGCGDHRIEGVIGCDIDGNAAAVDVVCDLNVYPYPFADGSFQRIVCRDILEHLDDVPRTIAELHRLLKPGGTVEVRIPHFTSMDAYADPTHRHYLSARSLDFCLEGTCRPGLRTGRRFRLVRRRIVFYRIYRVLGIAAWANRFPTRWEGHLAFIFPAQYVEFSLQALPSGSR, encoded by the coding sequence GTGGCAAGCCGCGTCATCGCTTCACCTTCCGACGGCGCGCGGGATGCTCTGAACATCGGCTGCGGCGATCACCGCATCGAGGGCGTGATCGGCTGCGACATCGACGGAAACGCCGCAGCCGTGGACGTCGTTTGCGACCTCAACGTCTACCCGTACCCGTTCGCGGACGGTTCATTCCAGCGCATCGTCTGCCGCGACATCCTGGAGCACCTCGACGATGTGCCGCGAACAATCGCGGAGCTCCATCGCCTGCTCAAGCCCGGTGGTACCGTTGAGGTGCGCATTCCGCACTTCACGAGCATGGATGCGTACGCGGACCCGACACATCGGCACTATCTGTCAGCGCGCAGCCTCGACTTCTGCCTAGAGGGAACGTGCCGACCTGGTCTACGGACTGGTCGACGATTCCGTCTGGTGCGTCGCCGCATCGTATTCTATAGAATCTACCGGGTTCTTGGCATCGCGGCGTGGGCGAATCGGTTCCCAACTCGATGGGAAGGACACCTCGCCTTCATCTTCCCTGCCCAGTACGTCGAGTTCAGCCTGCAAGCCTTGCCGTCGGGTTCGCGCTAG
- a CDS encoding response regulator: MREAASIRVLLVEDNPGDARLVREYLSESGITFSVEHVQRVSDAVSRLRSGGIDVTLLDLTLPDGLGIDTVVQVCAVDPTVPTVVMSGLEDETTIARAVEEGAQDYLIKGHVDAYLLSHAIRFAIERHRILAAQYVSRRDVGRLLNEQRMAALEAKVDRLVELIGENPQR, translated from the coding sequence ATGCGCGAAGCGGCTTCGATAAGGGTACTACTGGTTGAAGACAATCCGGGCGATGCGCGGCTGGTACGGGAGTACCTCTCAGAGTCCGGTATCACCTTCAGCGTGGAGCACGTTCAGCGAGTGTCCGATGCCGTGTCGCGGCTTCGGTCGGGAGGGATCGACGTCACGCTGCTCGATCTGACGCTCCCAGACGGACTGGGCATCGACACGGTCGTCCAGGTGTGCGCCGTCGATCCGACCGTACCGACCGTCGTCATGAGCGGCTTGGAGGACGAGACGACGATCGCGCGGGCTGTGGAGGAGGGCGCACAGGATTACCTCATCAAGGGTCATGTGGACGCATACCTGCTATCGCACGCGATCCGATTCGCCATCGAGAGGCATCGGATCTTGGCAGCGCAGTACGTCAGCAGACGAGATGTTGGGCGGCTACTCAATGAGCAGCGGATGGCTGCGTTGGAAGCCAAGGTGGACCGGCTCGTCGAACTGATCGGTGAGAATCCACAGCGCTAG
- a CDS encoding response regulator, producing the protein MNVDFEPGRTTNVLLIEDNPGDVRLVQEAFAECEAPCTIQVVSDGARALETIRSRAQCNGAMPNLVILDLNLPKMNGLEVLREIKQEPALRTIPVIVLTSSRDARDIRAAYDAHANAYVVKPHDFDQLARSLLAVSDFWMSTAVLPPQERRLDARSGFDKGTTG; encoded by the coding sequence ATGAACGTCGATTTCGAACCCGGACGAACTACGAACGTTCTTTTGATCGAGGACAATCCGGGAGATGTGCGACTGGTTCAGGAGGCGTTCGCCGAATGTGAGGCTCCGTGCACCATCCAGGTCGTTTCGGACGGGGCCCGAGCGCTCGAGACGATCCGGTCGCGCGCGCAGTGCAACGGCGCGATGCCAAACCTCGTGATACTAGACCTCAACCTGCCGAAGATGAACGGTCTGGAGGTCTTGCGCGAAATCAAGCAGGAGCCAGCCTTGCGGACGATCCCAGTGATCGTCTTGACGTCGTCTCGGGACGCCCGAGACATCCGGGCGGCGTATGACGCACACGCCAACGCGTACGTCGTCAAGCCGCACGACTTCGATCAGCTGGCGCGATCTCTGTTGGCAGTGAGCGATTTCTGGATGAGTACGGCGGTGCTCCCGCCCCAAGAAAGGCGTCTCGATGCGCGAAGCGGCTTCGATAAGGGTACTACTGGTTGA